A genomic region of Microlunatus sagamiharensis contains the following coding sequences:
- a CDS encoding adenylyltransferase/cytidyltransferase family protein, giving the protein MSEGPGVLGYVPGAWDMFHIGHLNILKRSRERCDRLVVGVVTDEALFAAKGKHPVIPFEERCEVVAGMAIVDEVVPDFSSDKLEVWGRVGFDVLFKGDDWRGTPKGDKLERDMASVGVEVSYFPYTAHTSSTLLRQLLAER; this is encoded by the coding sequence ATGAGCGAGGGACCCGGCGTGCTCGGCTACGTCCCCGGCGCCTGGGACATGTTCCACATCGGGCACCTCAACATCCTCAAGCGCTCCCGCGAGCGCTGCGACCGGCTGGTCGTCGGCGTCGTCACCGACGAGGCCCTCTTCGCCGCCAAGGGCAAGCACCCGGTCATCCCCTTCGAGGAGCGCTGCGAGGTCGTCGCGGGCATGGCCATCGTCGACGAGGTCGTGCCGGACTTCTCCAGCGACAAGCTCGAGGTGTGGGGCCGCGTCGGCTTCGACGTCCTCTTCAAGGGCGACGACTGGCGGGGCACGCCCAAGGGCGACAAGCTCGAGCGCGACATGGCGAGCGTCGGGGTCGAGGTCAGCTACTTCCCCTACACGGCCCACACCTCGAGCACCCTGCTGAGGCAGCTCCTGGCCGAACGCTAG
- a CDS encoding right-handed parallel beta-helix repeat-containing protein — MTRFGARRGAVVVVTLVVAALLVVGLVVLGLRTPGGSEPASPVDRGTSSTVAADSFSREVKDGWGTADQGGEWRSTAGGTFSVGDGSGSVALAPGAGARVNLSTVQPVDLRVSVDFTAPDPAATGGGAYSAVELRSSSGFFYRCVLRLSGGTAFLSISRQDGGAKQVRPLSPERKVATNVKAGQVFHVVCRATGSGPVEVAAAAARGAAPREWQVRATDDSASALVAGGQTTLWSYLSGSSRARQVLLYDNLDVVALAKGQTDGPPSAAESSRAGSTSGSAPATGPAPSAPGAATGFVRPARVGSTSVGGTRYPVPDDALVVAPRPSGGVYTSIARAVAAAPDGATVVVREGSYHESLVLPREKRVTVQAWPGEEVWLDGSSRVSGWRKAGSAWVVDGWEHRFDASPTYTQGAPEDPRPGWTFVDPAHPMAAHPDQLWLDGTAQRQVGSRAEVTGGTFFVDQPARQLVMGSSPTGRAVRASTLATAVTVVGEGDVLRGIGVRRYATSVWQLGAVLVAARDVRVTDLVTQDNATTGLSVINDDVTLQRVTAQGNGLMGIHADGADGLRASGLLVSDNNVERFNRAPSAGGMKVTQSADVRLTGSRFTKNLGHGFWCDMSCTGLRLSGSELDSNTGSGAVVEISSDIDVVGNSLRRNRLDGLWLIDSDRVDVEGNVVLDNGRSGFRLAMDERWRTSDGELPWLLRDISVRANVVRQPDAGCAVCLEDQTGLLDPSHTSVALSGNVYQRSRSNVVLARWAGPDREPIDIPDLPAFRAVGQDGGSVELDAGVPVVDARGSVSKEAAAALSRAARRVGEGEREHLQGGCPAADLQSC, encoded by the coding sequence GTGACGAGGTTCGGGGCGCGACGGGGCGCCGTGGTCGTGGTGACGCTCGTCGTCGCCGCCCTCCTCGTCGTCGGGCTCGTCGTGCTCGGGCTGCGCACCCCGGGCGGGAGCGAGCCGGCGTCGCCGGTCGACCGTGGCACGTCGTCGACCGTGGCCGCCGACTCCTTCTCGCGCGAGGTGAAGGACGGCTGGGGCACCGCCGACCAGGGCGGGGAGTGGCGCAGCACGGCCGGCGGCACCTTCTCGGTCGGTGACGGCTCGGGGTCGGTCGCCCTCGCGCCGGGAGCCGGCGCCCGCGTCAACCTCAGCACCGTGCAGCCGGTCGACCTCCGCGTCTCGGTCGACTTCACCGCCCCGGACCCCGCCGCGACCGGAGGAGGTGCGTACAGCGCCGTGGAGCTGCGGAGCAGCAGCGGGTTCTTCTACCGCTGCGTGCTGCGACTCTCCGGCGGCACGGCCTTCTTGTCCATCTCCCGTCAGGACGGCGGAGCGAAGCAGGTCCGCCCGCTGTCTCCGGAGCGCAAGGTCGCGACGAACGTCAAGGCGGGGCAGGTCTTCCACGTCGTCTGCCGCGCGACCGGGTCGGGACCGGTAGAGGTCGCGGCCGCTGCGGCCCGCGGTGCGGCGCCGCGGGAGTGGCAGGTCCGGGCCACCGACGACTCGGCCTCCGCGCTCGTCGCGGGCGGTCAGACGACCCTGTGGTCGTACCTGTCCGGGAGCTCTCGCGCGAGACAGGTCTTGCTCTACGACAACCTGGACGTCGTCGCGCTGGCGAAGGGCCAGACCGACGGCCCTCCGTCCGCTGCCGAATCGTCCCGTGCAGGGTCAACGTCCGGTTCTGCCCCGGCTACGGGGCCCGCGCCCTCGGCGCCCGGAGCGGCTACCGGTTTCGTGCGCCCAGCGCGGGTGGGGTCGACGAGCGTGGGCGGAACCCGGTACCCGGTTCCCGACGACGCGCTCGTCGTCGCCCCCCGCCCGTCCGGCGGCGTCTACACCAGCATCGCCCGAGCGGTCGCGGCCGCCCCGGACGGCGCCACCGTGGTGGTGCGCGAGGGCAGCTACCACGAGTCGCTCGTGCTGCCCCGGGAGAAGCGCGTCACCGTGCAGGCCTGGCCCGGCGAGGAGGTCTGGCTCGACGGCAGCAGCCGGGTCTCCGGCTGGCGCAAGGCCGGCAGCGCGTGGGTGGTCGACGGCTGGGAGCACCGCTTCGACGCGAGCCCCACCTACACCCAGGGGGCACCCGAGGACCCGCGCCCGGGGTGGACGTTCGTCGACCCGGCGCACCCGATGGCAGCCCACCCCGACCAGCTGTGGCTCGACGGCACCGCTCAGCGCCAGGTCGGGTCGCGGGCCGAGGTCACCGGTGGCACCTTCTTCGTCGACCAGCCCGCGCGCCAGCTCGTCATGGGCTCCAGCCCCACCGGTCGCGCCGTCCGCGCGAGCACCCTGGCGACCGCGGTGACGGTGGTGGGCGAGGGCGACGTCCTGCGCGGCATCGGCGTCCGCCGCTACGCGACCTCGGTGTGGCAGCTCGGTGCCGTCCTGGTCGCAGCTCGCGACGTTCGCGTCACGGACCTCGTGACCCAGGACAACGCCACCACGGGGCTCTCGGTGATCAACGACGACGTCACCCTCCAGAGGGTGACCGCTCAGGGCAACGGCCTGATGGGCATCCACGCCGACGGTGCCGACGGCCTGCGGGCGTCCGGCCTGCTCGTGAGTGACAACAACGTCGAGCGGTTCAACCGGGCACCTTCCGCAGGAGGCATGAAGGTGACGCAGTCCGCCGACGTCCGGTTGACCGGAAGTCGGTTCACCAAGAACCTCGGCCACGGTTTCTGGTGCGACATGAGCTGCACCGGGCTCCGGCTCAGCGGGTCGGAGCTCGACTCCAACACCGGTTCGGGCGCGGTGGTCGAGATCTCCAGCGACATCGACGTGGTGGGCAACTCCCTTCGGCGCAACCGTTTGGACGGGCTCTGGCTGATCGACAGCGACCGCGTCGATGTCGAGGGGAACGTGGTCCTCGACAACGGGCGCTCTGGCTTCCGGCTCGCGATGGACGAACGGTGGCGCACCTCCGACGGGGAGCTGCCATGGCTTCTACGAGACATCAGCGTCCGCGCCAACGTGGTGCGGCAGCCCGACGCCGGGTGCGCGGTGTGCCTCGAGGACCAGACCGGCCTCCTGGACCCGTCGCACACGTCCGTGGCCCTGAGCGGGAACGTGTACCAGCGGAGCCGATCGAACGTGGTGCTCGCGCGGTGGGCGGGCCCGGACCGCGAGCCGATCGACATCCCTGACCTACCGGCCTTCCGAGCCGTCGGGCAGGACGGCGGGAGCGTGGAGCTCGACGCCGGCGTCCCCGTCGTCGACGCGAGGGGCAGCGTCTCGAAGGAAGCCGCTGCCGCGTTGAGCCGAGCCGCGCGACGGGTCGGCGAGGGCGAACGCGAGCACCTGCAGGGCGGGTGCCCTGCGGCGGACCTGCAGAGCTGCTGA
- a CDS encoding lipopolysaccharide biosynthesis protein, with translation MTPPDPEVEVITESITSTPVDRGQLGRRAARGALVTVGAQGVKIVLQVLGVVVLARLLSPGDYGLVAMVTAIIGVAEIFRDFGLSSAAVQAKTLSKAQRDNLFWINTGAGGFLTVVVFFGAPLVALLYGRDELVGLTQVLAFIFVLNGMGTQFRADLDRRMKFGNLAVVDVVAPALALGVAIVAALEGAGFWALAVQQIATAVVLLTGNAISAGWLPGRPRRAPMKPLFNFGWQLAGSQFIGYLGNNIDSLTIGLRFDATALGLYNRAFQLLMTPLGQLRAPTTKVALPVLSRLREDKSASDRYIQRGQAALGLTLVAGLGLVIGAAQPIAEVFLGSQWTDVVPILRLLAAAGAFQSLAYVGLWIYMSHGLTKELLQYTLISVTIKVACILTGSLWGVVGVAWGYALAPALAWPLSFWWLSRKSFVDVKPLFIGAGRVMLLTTLLAAGSWWATWLSRDLPAWAQLLVATGAAGVVYALVVLVLAPLRRDVLSVVAIARTASRRSAR, from the coding sequence GTGACCCCGCCTGACCCCGAGGTCGAGGTGATCACCGAGTCGATCACGTCGACCCCGGTCGACCGAGGTCAGCTCGGACGTCGGGCGGCGCGTGGAGCACTGGTGACCGTCGGGGCGCAGGGCGTCAAGATCGTCCTCCAGGTCCTCGGCGTCGTCGTCCTCGCCCGGCTGCTGAGCCCGGGGGACTACGGGCTGGTCGCCATGGTGACGGCGATCATCGGCGTGGCGGAGATCTTCCGAGACTTCGGCCTCTCCTCGGCGGCGGTCCAGGCGAAGACGTTGTCGAAGGCGCAGCGCGACAACCTCTTCTGGATCAACACCGGCGCCGGCGGGTTCCTCACGGTGGTCGTGTTCTTCGGGGCGCCCCTCGTTGCGCTGCTCTACGGCCGGGACGAGCTCGTCGGGCTCACCCAGGTCCTCGCGTTCATCTTCGTGCTCAACGGGATGGGCACGCAGTTCCGGGCGGACCTCGACCGGCGCATGAAGTTCGGCAACCTGGCTGTCGTCGACGTGGTGGCCCCTGCCCTGGCGCTCGGCGTAGCGATCGTGGCGGCGCTGGAAGGAGCCGGGTTCTGGGCACTGGCCGTCCAGCAGATCGCGACGGCCGTCGTGCTGCTCACAGGGAACGCCATCTCGGCCGGGTGGCTGCCCGGGCGACCCAGGCGAGCGCCGATGAAGCCGCTCTTCAACTTCGGGTGGCAGCTCGCCGGGTCGCAGTTCATCGGCTACCTGGGCAACAACATCGACTCCCTGACCATCGGGCTCCGTTTCGACGCGACCGCCCTCGGGCTCTACAACCGAGCCTTCCAGCTGCTGATGACACCCCTGGGCCAGCTCCGGGCTCCGACGACGAAGGTCGCGCTCCCCGTCCTCTCCCGGCTGCGTGAGGACAAGTCGGCCTCCGACCGCTACATCCAACGTGGTCAGGCGGCCCTGGGACTCACCCTGGTGGCCGGCCTGGGACTGGTCATCGGCGCCGCCCAGCCCATCGCCGAGGTGTTCCTGGGGTCGCAGTGGACCGACGTGGTCCCCATCCTGCGGTTGCTGGCGGCGGCGGGCGCCTTCCAGTCGCTCGCGTACGTCGGCCTGTGGATCTACATGTCGCACGGTCTGACGAAGGAGCTTCTGCAGTACACCCTCATCTCCGTCACGATCAAGGTGGCGTGCATCCTCACCGGCAGTCTCTGGGGCGTGGTCGGCGTCGCGTGGGGCTACGCGCTGGCTCCGGCGCTCGCCTGGCCGTTGTCGTTCTGGTGGCTGTCCCGCAAGTCCTTCGTGGACGTGAAGCCCCTGTTCATCGGGGCGGGACGGGTGATGCTCCTGACGACGCTCCTGGCGGCCGGATCATGGTGGGCGACGTGGCTGTCCCGCGACCTCCCGGCCTGGGCCCAGCTGCTGGTGGCGACGGGGGCTGCGGGCGTCGTCTACGCCCTCGTGGTCCTCGTGCTGGCTCCGTTGCGCCGAGACGTGCTCAGCGTGGTCGCCATCGCCCGTACCGCGTCTCGTCGCTCCGCCCGCTGA
- a CDS encoding polysaccharide biosynthesis tyrosine autokinase yields the protein MPDQSSHERAQLTLRDIGKLLIRAAVFIVVLTLLGGAAAFAVSSRATPLYTATATEYFAITTGRSASELSLGSNYLQDQMASYGELATSPAVLNPVIDSLGLGVNARQLARSVTVTTPRNTVVMTIDVDSSDPARAATIANAIARQLSVSVGNVAPKLSDGSALVAVQSIQAATAPNVQSSPNKRRDAALGLLAGLLVACVLVLAADRLDRKVRTPAALAEVTDQPLLGTLRTTKAIGGGMVIPEASPAAHLSADEIRRLRAAVEQRVQTTAASGTVLGVTSAVRREGRSTVAANLAAALAEIGHRTVLVDLDLRSPIVDRLTGTKADDGLVAALDNPTVLTEVQHNGRLAVIPATPVASPTTVLGSREFGELLQRLRAEYEFVVLDTPAILTSADPTDLADLVDGFLVVAGAGRVQRQQLDAALSSADLAGMRVLGVVLNDVKGRDLPSTGTGPEAKPAGKRVAPAVNWEPRPAAEQTAS from the coding sequence ATGCCTGACCAGTCCAGCCACGAACGCGCGCAGCTGACGCTCCGGGACATCGGCAAGCTGCTGATCCGCGCCGCGGTCTTCATCGTCGTCCTGACGCTCCTCGGTGGAGCGGCAGCATTCGCGGTGTCGTCCCGCGCCACGCCCCTGTACACGGCGACGGCGACCGAGTACTTCGCCATCACCACCGGACGCTCGGCCTCGGAGCTCTCGCTGGGGTCCAACTACCTGCAGGACCAGATGGCGTCCTACGGCGAGCTCGCCACCTCGCCGGCCGTGCTCAACCCGGTCATCGACTCGCTCGGGCTCGGGGTGAACGCCCGCCAGCTGGCGCGCAGCGTGACGGTCACCACGCCTCGGAACACGGTCGTCATGACCATCGACGTGGACTCCTCCGACCCGGCTCGCGCGGCCACCATCGCGAACGCCATCGCCCGCCAGCTCTCGGTGTCGGTCGGCAACGTCGCGCCCAAGCTCTCCGACGGTTCTGCGCTCGTCGCCGTGCAGTCCATCCAGGCGGCGACCGCGCCGAACGTGCAGTCATCGCCGAACAAGCGCCGGGACGCGGCCCTGGGCCTGCTCGCCGGGCTGCTGGTCGCCTGCGTCCTGGTGCTCGCCGCCGACCGGCTCGACCGGAAGGTCCGTACGCCCGCTGCGCTTGCCGAGGTCACCGACCAGCCCCTGCTCGGGACCCTGCGGACCACGAAGGCGATCGGTGGCGGGATGGTGATCCCCGAAGCCTCCCCCGCGGCCCACCTCAGCGCCGATGAGATCCGGCGTCTCCGCGCCGCCGTGGAGCAGCGGGTCCAGACGACGGCCGCGAGCGGCACTGTCCTTGGTGTCACCTCTGCCGTGCGCCGCGAGGGCCGCTCGACCGTCGCCGCGAACCTGGCAGCGGCGCTCGCCGAGATCGGGCACCGCACGGTGCTCGTCGACCTCGACCTGCGAAGCCCGATCGTCGACCGTCTCACCGGGACCAAGGCGGACGACGGCCTCGTCGCGGCGCTCGACAACCCCACCGTCCTGACCGAGGTCCAGCACAACGGAAGGCTGGCCGTGATCCCGGCGACGCCCGTGGCCAGCCCGACCACGGTTCTCGGGTCGCGGGAGTTCGGCGAGCTGCTGCAGCGCCTGCGCGCCGAGTACGAGTTCGTCGTCCTGGACACGCCCGCCATCCTGACGTCGGCCGATCCCACCGACCTCGCTGACCTGGTGGACGGCTTCCTGGTCGTCGCCGGCGCCGGAAGGGTTCAGCGGCAGCAGCTCGACGCCGCTCTCTCCTCGGCCGACCTGGCCGGGATGCGGGTCCTCGGGGTGGTGCTCAACGACGTGAAGGGCCGCGACCTGCCGAGCACCGGTACCGGTCCTGAGGCCAAGCCGGCGGGAAAGCGTGTCGCCCCCGCCGTGAACTGGGAACCCCGCCCGGCCGCCGAGCAGACCGCCTCCTGA